The following proteins are co-located in the Colletotrichum lupini chromosome 4, complete sequence genome:
- a CDS encoding CobW/HypB/UreG, with product MAPIPITIITGFLGSGKTTLILNLLPQLKAANPSYKLALLKNEFGDLAVDSQLASSSAISGVQELLNGCICCNLVGQLSVALAELHATVRPDHIVIETSGSAFPATLALEVNRLARETGNYTLDGVISVIDTENWKGYEDTSYTARIQAKYTDLIVFNKWELCSEDRFDEVLDRVGDLEVEIPWVKSKKGWVGADLVFGVDGGLAQGLKEEHTHDHDHKGEDHAHDHQTEVEVLSIELKGPKDAAVNADSLQKLLRAAPKDEVYRIKAVLTASSTVRDSDEDSQIPTPPHPKSRYILNWAFGRWTFTPIAEGGAEHASSEGALLRMTMILGRYESGKWKKKLETGSFLEVEGGEGELIVTKIA from the coding sequence ATGGCCCCCATTCCAATTACAATCATCACCGGTTTCCTCGGCTCCGGCAAGACGACGCTCATCCTCAATCTCCTCCCCCAGCTCAAGGCCGCGAACCCGTCCTACAAGCTCGCCCTCCTCAAGAACGAATTCGGCGACCTGGCCGTCGACTCCCAGCTGGCCTCCTCCAGCGCCATCTCGGGCGTCCAGGAGCTCCTCAACGGCTGCATCTGCTGCAACCTCGTCGGCCAGCTCAGCGTCGCCCTCGCCGAGCTGCACGCCACCGTCCGCCCGGACCACATCGTCATCGAGACGAGCGGCTCGGCTTTTCCCGCGACGCTGGCCCTCGAGGTCAACCGCCTCGCGCGCGAGACGGGCAACTACACCCTCGACGGCGTCATCAGCGTCATTGACACGGAGAACTGGAAGGGCTACGAGGATACGAGCTACACGGCGCGCATCCAGGCAAAGTACACCGACTTGATCGTCTTCAACAAGTGGGAGCTGTGCTCCGAGGACCGCTTCGACGAGGTCCTCGACCGGGTGGGTGACCTCGAGGTGGAGATCCCCTGGGTCAAGAGCAAGAAGGGCTGGGTCGGCGCTGACCTTGTGTTTGGCGTGGATGGCGGTCTCGCGCAGGGCCTCAAGGAAGAGCACACGCACGATCACGATCACAAGGGAGAGGACCACGCGCACGACCATCAGACAGAGGTTGAGGTACTCTCAATCGAACTCAAAGGCCCCAAGGACGCCGCTGTCAACGCAGACAGCCTGCAGAAGCTCTTGCGCGCCGCGCCAAAGGACGAAGTATATCGCATAAAGGCCGTCCTGACCGCGTCGTCGACGGTGAGGGACTCGGACGAGGACTCTCAAATTCCCACGCCGCCGCACCCAAAATCTCGGTACATTCTCAACTGGGCCTTTGGTCGGTGGACTTTCACGCCCATCGCAGAAGGCGGCGCCGAGCATGCTTCCAGTGAAGGGGCCTTGCTGCGAATGACGATGATTCTGGGACGGTACGAGAGTGGCAAGTGGAAGAAGAAGCTCGAGACTGGCTCATTTCTAGAAGTTGAgggcggcgagggcgagTTGATCGTTACAAAGATCGCATGA
- a CDS encoding methylenetetrahydrofolate reductase, producing MEKITDKIAALPADANYFSLEFFPPKTAMGLSNLRDRLDRMERALRPLFVNVTWGAGGSTSTKSLELAEICQRELGLTTCLHLTCTNMSRKLIDKALEDAKALGIRNILALRGDPPRKNEYRDTEDSETDDAEDFVWAVDLVKYIRKNYGDYFCIGVAAYPEGHADESHPQGQSFEHDLPYLVDKVQAGADFIMTQLFFDIKAYENFEQILKEHPSGAFKDIILLPGLMPIQSYQMIKRTTKLSHAKIPDNLMARLDAAKGDDEKVKQVGVDILSELVEQVKEVKSRTPGPKGFHFYTLNLEKAVSFILERTGLIPDPKIEDEEAIIDDGPGIPVPVAVPAVQLNGLSPIPHPATRTLSNGRRPSSMGSDPHNRIIVSGSASNPAYETTTAGLMVSEPVNTRANTLAISEGVGAVGREATWDDFPNGRWGDARSPAYGEIDGYGVSLHMSVTQAMRLWGTPKTVQDINNLFIRHIKGQLAAIPWSEEELLPESNIIQQELLELNTRGWWTVASQPAVNGIPSRDPTFGWGPQHGFVFQKAFVELFIPSSDWAGLVARLNEVRDNTICFYAANGAGDFVSSDASGGLVLEGTEASTNAVTWGVFPGKEIITPTIIEEVSFRAWAEEAFKIWGEWAKVYGKGSESEALLERIGSEYWLVNIIHHDYVERDALWKLLSGEKET from the coding sequence ATGGAGAAGATCACGGATAAGATCGCCGCTCTGCCGGCAGACGCCAACTACTTCTCCTTGGAGTTCTTTCCGCCGAAGACGGCCATGGGTCTCTCTAACCTGCGCGACCGTCTAGATAGAATGGAAAGAGCGTTGAGGCCTCTCTTCGTAAACGTCACCTGGGGAGCCGGCGGATCTACCTCGACGAAGTCTCTGGAACTGGCCGAGATATGTCAGAGAGAGCTGGGCCTCACCACCTGTCTTCATCTGACATGCACAAACATGAGCCGCAAGCTCATAGACAAGGCCCTGGAGGACGCAAAGGCCCTAGGTATCCGCAATATCCTCGCCCTGCGAGGCGACCCGCCGCGGAAGAACGAGTACCGCGACACCGAGGACTCTGAGACCGATGACGCCGAGGATTTCGTCTGGGCCGTCGACCTGGTCAAGTACATTCGCAAGAACTACGGCGACTACTTCTGCATAGGAGTCGCAGCCTACCCAGAGGGACACGCAGATGAGAGTCATCCTCAGGGACAGAGCTTCGAGCACGACCTCCCGTACCTGGTTGACAAGGTCCAGGCCGGTGCGGATTTCATCATGACCCAGCTCTTCTTCGATATCAAGGCGTACGAAAACTTTGAACAAATCTTGAAAGAACACCCCAGCGGCGCCTTCAAGGACATCATCCTCCTCCCCGGCTTGATGCCTATCCAGAGCTACCAAATGATCAAGCGGACGACCAAGCTCAGCCACGCCAAGATCCCCGACAACCTCATGGCCCGACTGGACGCGGCCAAGGGTGACGACGAGAAGGTCAAGCAGGTCGGTGTCGACATCCTCAGCGAGCTCGTCGAGCAGGTCAAGGAGGTGAAGAGCAGGACGCCCGGCCCCAAGGGCTTCCACTTCTACACCCTCAACCTCGAAAAGGCCGTGTCCTTCATCCTCGAACGGACGGGCCTCATCCCTGACCCTAAGATCGAGGACGAAGAAGCTATTATCGACGATGGCCCGGGCATTCCCGTCCCCGTTGCCGTCCCCGCAGTCCAGCTCAACGGCCTCTCCCCGATACCTCACCCGGCCACCCGCACTCTCTCCAACGGACGACGGCCATCTTCAATGGGCTCAGACCCGCACAACCGCATCATCGTCTCCGGTTCAGCTTCAAATCCCGCATACGAGACCACGACCGCCGGCCTCATGGTCTCGGAGCCCGTCAACACCCGCGCAAACACCCTCGCTATCTCCGAGGGCGTCGGCGCAGTAGGCCGCGAGGCGACGTGGGACGACTTTCCCAACGGCCGCTGGGGTGACGCCCGCTCCCCCGCCTACGGTGAGATCGACGGCTACGGCGTCAGCCTGCACATGTCCGTGACGCAGGCCATGCGCCTCTGGGGCACCCCCAAGACGGTCCAAGACATCAACAACCTCTTCATCCGCCACATCAAGGGCCAGCTCGCCGCCATCCCCTGGTCCGAGGAAGAGCTCCTCCCCGAATCCAACATCATCCAGCAGGAGCTCCTCGAGCTCAACACCCGCGGCTGGTGGACCGTCGCCTCGCAGCCCGCCGTCAACGGCATCCCCTCCCGCGACCCGACCTTCGGCTGGGGCCCTCAGCACGGCTTCGTCTTCCAAAAGGCCTTTGTCGAGCTCTTCATCCCTTCCTCGGACTGGGCCGGCCTCGTCGCCCGCCTCAACGAGGTGAGAGACAACACAATTTGCTTCTACGCCGCCAACGGCGCCGGCGACTTTGTCTCTTCGGACGCGAGCGGCGGCCTCGTCCTCGAGGGCACGGAGGCGAGCACAAACGCCGTCACGTGGGGCGTCTTCCCCGGCAAGGAGATCATCACCCCGACCATCATCGAGGAGGTCAGCTTCCGCGCCTGGGCTGAGGAGGCCTTCAAGATCTGGGGCGAGTGGGCCAAGGTCTACGGCAAGGGCAGCGAGAGCGAAGCGCTTCTAGAGCGGATAGGCTCCGAGTACTGGCTCGTCAACATTATACACCACGACTACGTCGAGAGGGATGCGCTGTGGAAGTTGTTGTCGGGTGAGAAGGAGACCTGA
- a CDS encoding phosphoribosylformylglycinamidine synthase has product ICRGECAKCGRATPPPQNKSSAPRLQSTREKQKSPTPPIFIIGRLSAAAPPKFQNHPAISERKTHKMPPPKNLSLSPTRHPRTPGETSFLIEGRSPCPTPTVGRMEFLILVGQEAYTTKQAEELKTRINKLDAASNKVVSVAGIWVYYVHLKNSDNNLIVQQKLTKWLGLPDQTIAQIAANTDTQKTYYITPRNISPWSSKGTSITHVCGLADNIDRIERGRAITLTFENPVSEDEIAFKDVVYDRMTETIGLSRPDLSAMFIEGQRFPLEIVDILGEDVQNADAAKAVETLKSYNKQFGLALDDSEIEYLVQVFKNLGRNPHDVELFMFAQVNSEHCRHKQFNANWTIDQQRMGKSLFEMIKNTHKSNPEYTVSAYSDNAAVLQGETASFWAPDYSTGSWKLTKEVVHVLVKVETHNHPTAISPFPGAATGAGGEIRDEGAVGRGSAPKAGLCGFWVSDLLIPDEKAPWEVDLGKPAHFASSLDIMLEAPIGSARFNNEFGRPCLLGCFRTLLTNVGKEESPEWRGYHKPIMIAGGVGTVRPQHALKELGDVHDGAHAIVLGGPAMLIGLGGGAASSNDSSEATAELDFASVQRGNPEMERRAQMVIDTCAALGDQNPIAMIHDVGAGGLSNALPELVKDAGFGGKFELRQVHSADSSLSPLQIWCNEAQERYVLLVNKENINRFVSICRRERCPFSDVGTVAAQDAQGNAKLTLSDRDSPEQPMPIDLPFNALFPPGRRLERVVESRRLDLPAFNAAEALAAAGAAEATNTAGLITAATERVFRMPAVGSKSFLITIGDRTVGGLSIRDQMVGPWQTPVADCAVTATSFSLDSKTRTGEVMAMGEKPQLALISPAASARMAVAESLLNLGAADILGRLDRVKLSANWMAAVNHPGEGAGLYEAVQAIGMELCPQLKISIPVGKDSTSMKASWKDRESGGAKSVTAPMSVIITAVTVVEDVRNTWTPQLRRVEDVGETILIYVDLAEAKKAMGGSALAQSLGQMGNEAPDVRNVDLITDYFDALQQLHKSGVVLAYHDVSDGGLLTTVAEMMFAGRCGADLMLDGIAKSGSPNDILEALFHEELGAVFQVRKEDETNFKRCFATCGPPPGLVRTFGVVQPKGNQTLNIRYGGHTPIVSLDRAEMQQWWSRTSYAMQRERDNPACADSEYAIVSDSADPGLSYNLTFSPSENIMPLTASLGSLLRKAPRVAILREVGVNSHKEMAFAFKAAGFDPIDVHMSDVLAGRSLADFVGVAAGGGFSYGDVFGAGVGWAQSILEHKHARQEFENFFKRPDTFALGVCNGCQMITRLKELIPGTENWPTFVENASRQFEARFAMVKIDESRAATPSVFLHGMDGSSFPIAVSHGEGRASFSNPNALEDLSGEGLVPLRYVDNCLKVAEPEAYPYNPNGSPGGVAGVRSRDGRVFALMPHPERTIMADVGSYVPTEQVEGWGEFGPWVRMFKSARRWVG; this is encoded by the exons ATTTGTCGCGGTGAATGCGCAAAATGCGGGAGAGCCACTCCACCGCCACAAAATAAGTCTAGTGCCCCGCGCCTCCAGTCGACGAGAGAAAAACAAAAGTCACCAACGCCTCCGATTTTCATTATCGGCCGCCTATCTGCAGCTGCCCCACCAAAATTTCAAAATCACCCCGCCATCTCGGAGCGGAAGACTCACAAGATGCCGCCGCCTAAAAACTTATCTCTATCGCCAACCCGACATCCACGAACGCCGGGCGAGACTTCCTTTTTGATCGAAGGCCGCTCTCCGTGTCCTACGCCCACTGTAGGCAGAATGGAGTTTCTCATCCTCGTTGGCCAGGAGGCCTACACCACCAAGCAGGCCGAAGAGCTCAAGACGCGCATCAACAAGCTCGACGCTGCGTCAAACAAGGTCGTCAGCGTTGCCGGCATCTGGGTCTACTACGTTCACCTCAAGAACAGTGACAACAACCTCATTGTCCAGCAAAAGCTGACAAAATGGCTCGGCCTGCCCGACCAGACAATCGCTCAGATTGCCGCCAACACTGATACCCAGAAAACTTACTACATTACCCCGCGGAACATCTCGCCTTGGTCTTCAAAGGGAACCAGCATCACTCACGTCTGCGGTCTCGCAGACAACATCGACCGTATCGAGCGCGGCAGGGCCATCACCCTCACCTTTGAGAACCCCGTCTCTGAAGATGAAATCGCCTTCAAGGATGTTGTCTACGACCGTATGACTGAGACAATTGGCCTGTCGCGCCCCGATCTTTCCGCCATGTTCATTGAGGGCCAGCGATTCCCATTGGAGATTGTTGACATTCTGGGTGAAGATGTTCAGAACGCCGATGCCGCAAAGGCTGTTGAGACTCTCAAGTCGTACAACAAGCAATTCGGCCTGGCTCTCGACGACTCTGAGATTGAGTACCTCGTCCAGGTCTTCAAGAACCTTGGACGCAACCCCCACGATGTGGAGCTTTTCATGTTCGCTCAGGTCAACTCGGAGCACTGCCGCCACAAGCAGTTCAACGCCAACTGGACCATTGATCAGCAGCGCATGGGCAAGAGTCTCTTCGAGATGATCAAGAACACCCACAAGTCCAACCCCGAGTACACAGTCTCCGCCTACAGCGACAACGCCGCCGTTCTCCAGGGTGAGACTGCCAGCTTCTGGGCCCCCGATTACTCCACCGGCAGCTGGAAGCTCACCAAGGAGGTCGTCCACGTCCTCGTCAAGGTTGAGACACACAACCACCCCACCGCCATTTCACCTTTCCCTGGTGCCGCCACTGGTGCTGGAGGTGAGATTCGTGATGAAGGTGCCGTCGGCAGAGGCTCTGCTCCCAAGGCCGGTCTCTGTGGTTTCTGGGTCTCTGACCTGTTGATCCCGGACGAGAAGGCCCCTTGGGAGGTTGATCTGGGTAAGCCCGCTCATTTCGCTAGCAGTCTCGATATCATGCTCGAGGCCCCTATCGGTAGCGCTCGCTTCAACAACGAGTTCGGAAGACCTTGCCTTCTCGGCTGCTTCCGCACTCTCCTGACCAACGTCGGCAAGGAGGAGTCCCCAGAGTGGCGCGGATACCACAAGCCTATCATGATTGCTGGTGGTGTTGGAACAGTCCGTCCTCAACACGCCCTCAAGGAGCTCGGTGACGTCCACGACGGTGCTCATGCCATCGTTCTCGGCGGTCCTGCTATGCTCATCGGTCTCGGTGGAGGAGCTGCCTCCTCCAACGACTCCAGCGAGGCCACTGCCGAGCTCGACTTCGCCAGTGTCCAGCGCGGCAACCCTGAGATGGAGCGCCGCGCCCAAATGGTCATCGACACCTGCGCCGCTCTCGGCGACCAGAACCCCATTGCCATGATCCACGATGTCGGTGCCGGTGGTCTGTCCAACGCTCTCCCCGAGCTCGTCAAGGATGCTGGCTTCGGCGGCAAGTTCGAGCTGCGTCAGGTTCACAGCGCGGACAGCAGCTTGAGCCCCTTGCAAATTTGGTGCAATGAGGCCCAGGAGCGTTACGTCCTGCTCGTCAATAAGGAGAATATCAACCGTTTCGTCAGCATCTGCC GTCGTGAACGATGCCCCTTTTCCGACGTGGGAACCGTTGCCGCCCAGGACGCACAAGGCAACGCCAAGTTGACTCTCAGTGACCGCGACTCACCCGAGCAGCCGATGCCCATTGACCTGCCTTTCAACGCCCTCTTCCCTCCCGGCCGCCGTCTCGAGCGTGTCGTCGAGTCCCGCAGATTGGATCTCCCCGCATTCAACGCTGCTGAGGCCCTCGCTGCCGCCGGTGCCGCTGAGGCCACCAACACCGCCGGCCTCATCACCGCCGCCACTGAGCGCGTGTTCCGCATGCCCGCCGTTGGCTCCAAGTCATTCCTCATCACGATTGGTGACAGAACCGTCGGAGGTCTGTCCATCCGTGACCAGATGGTCGGTCCCTGGCAGACTCCAGTCGCCGACTGCGCCGTCACGGCAACCTCATTCAGTCTTGACTCTAAGACTCGCACTGGTGAAGTCATGGCCATGGGCGAAAAGCCCCAGTTGGCTCTCATCTCTCCCGCAGCGTCGGCTCGCATGGCCGTCGCCGAGAGTCTGCTCAACCTCGGCGCTGCTGACATCCTGGGCCGCCTCGACCGTGTGAAGCTGTCAGCCAACTGGATGGCCGCCGTCAACCACCCTGGCGAAGGTGCCGGTCTCTATGAGGCCGTCCAAGCCATTGGTATGGAGTTGTGCCCTCAGCTCAAGATCTCTATCCCCGTCGGCAAGGACTCTACCTCCATGAAAGCATCGTGGAAGGACCGCGAGTCTGGCGGGGCAAAGAGCGTCACAGCACCCATGTCCGTCATCATCACGGCCGTCACCGTCGTCGAGGACGTCCGCAACACATGGACCCCTCAGCTGCGCCGCGTCGAAGACGTCGGTGAGACGATCCTTATCTACGTCGACCTCGCCGAGGCCAAGAAGGCCATGGGCGGCTCCGCCCTGGCGCAATCATTGGGACAGATGGGCAACGAGGCACCGGACGTGCGCAACGTGGATCTCATTACGGACTACTTTGATGCTCTGCAGCAGCTACACAAGAGCGGCGTCGTTCTCGCCTACCACGACGTCTCGGACGGCGGTCTCCTGACCACCGTCGCCGAGATGATGTTCGCCGGCCGTTGCGGCGCCGACCTCATGCTCGACGGCATCGCCAAGTCCGGCTCCCCCAACGACATTCTCGAGGCCCTCTTCCACGAGGAGCTCGGGGCCGTCTTCCAGGTCCGCAAGGAGGACGAGACCAACTTCAAGCGCTGCTTCGCCACTTGCGGTCCTCCTCCCGGCCTCGTCCGCACGTTTGGTGTCGTCCAGCCCAAGGGCAACCAGACCCTCAACATCCGCTACGGCGGCCACACCCCCATCGTCAGCCTTGACCGCGCCGAGATGCAACAGTGGTGGTCGAGGACGTCGTACGCCATGCAGAGGGAGAGAGACAACCCGGCGTGCGCAGATAGCGAGTACGCCATCGTCTCCGACTCGGCCGACCCCGGTCTGTCGTACAACCTTACCTTCTCTCCGTCAGAGAACATCATGCCCCTGACGGCCTCCCTCGGCAGCCTCCTCCGCAAGGCACCTCGCGTCGCCATCCTGCGCGAGGTCGGCGTCAACAGTCACAAGGAGATGGCCTTTGCCTTCAAGGCCGCCGGATTTGACCCCATCGATGTTCACATGTCCGACGTCCTCGCAGGCCGCTCACTCGCCGACTTTGTCGGTGTTGCGGCCGGCGGTGGCTTCTCCTACGGCGACGTCTTTGGCGCCGGCGTTGGTTGGGCCCAGTCCATCCTCGAGCATAAGCACGCCCGCCAGGAGTTTGAAAACTTCTTCAAGAGACCCGACACCTTCGCCCTGGGCGTCTGCAACGGCTGCCAGATGATTACCCGTCTCAAGGAGTTGATCCCGGGCACCGAGAACTGGCCCACGTTCGTCGAGAACGCCAGCAGGCAGTTCGAGGCGCGCTTCGCCATGGTCAAGATTGACGAGTCCCGCGCCGCCACGCCCTCCGTCTTCCTCCACGGCATGGACGGCTCGTCCTTCCCCATCGCCGTCTCCCACGGCGAGGGTCGCGCCTCCTTCTCCAACCCCAACGCCCTCGAGGACCTGAGCGGCGAGGGCCTCGTGCCTCTCCGCTACGTCGACAACTGCCTCAAGGTCGCGGAGCCGGAAGCCTACCCGTACAACCCGAATGGCAGCCCTGGCGGCGTGGCTGGCGTCAGGAGCAGGGACGGCAGGGTCTTTGCCCTCATGCCCCATCCCGAGCGGACCATCATGGCGGACGTCGGCAGCTACGTCCCCACGGAGCAGGTCGAGGGTTGGGGAGAGTTCGGCCCGTGGGTCAGGATGTTCAAGAGCGCCAGACGCTGGGTGGGCTGA
- a CDS encoding leucyl-tRNA synthetase: protein MVLVVTPSFTDDMSQGSAANATTAFFASTRDSVTPLHDSKFAAFSLLHQRPLPTYLYLPNDHDNIVPMQLIHAKHVGRLWSSWSIATLAKNTRPSPALVAIRQPPSFASPYLAKATQRRSYADIKLDFNALDKKWRQKWDASKASAANDDSSKPNQFVLPMFPYPSGTLHLGHLRVYTIADVLARYHTMKGSRVMLPMGWDAFGLPAENAAIDRGIAPATWTKTNIAKMKEQLEVMNGSWDWERELTTCDPDFYKHTQKIFLMMLERGLAYQTEAEVNYDPVDMTVLANEQVDANGCSWRSGAKVEKRQLKQWFFRISEFREALLKDLDTLAKNEAWPERVLAMQKNWLGKSTGAVIKFPVMAMGHDVHAAIEVFTTRPDTLFGVQYLALASTHPIVTSLAKADPELQAYLDTLPALPKDSKVGYMLPHVRAVNPLAYHEQTPDDTKKSIPVYVAPYVLGDYGEGAVMGVPGHDLRDNAFWKEHHYDEPVRFVLAASEDESTSAIANEPFVEHGVMTANSGPFRGKSSTEAGRMLIGILEAADLAKPVEKWRLRDWLISRQRYWGTPIPVIHCGSCGPVPVPDDQLPVTLPDVSQHWTDGKVGNPLERAEDWVNTSCPKCGSHAKRDTDTMDTFVDSSWYYARFADPHNTSQPLSLEAAESLPVDLYIGGIEHAILHLLYARFIYKFLATTELFPASGEADTVHEPFKRLITQGMVHGKTYTDPTSGKFLKPDEVDLEDPANPKVVATGATANVSFEKMSKSKYNGVDPTEFISKYGADATRAHVLFQAPVGDILNWDEDKIAGVTRWLHRLHDHAAKLQELSAEEKPIVAYFEERSNSLSSLGDKELAVWDADAAIWRAVQGTISSITQSYETVYPMNTIISDLMSLTNTLQENTGASPLVQREAMSVLLRMMAPVAPAFSEECWSLLHPESGSIFEETTFPAQDNTLSLLKPRKQPVAIQINGKLRGVVEVPNPPSGLEGEALRDWMVAEVLKSDEGKAKFTGGQFDVTSPRRVILARGGKTINFVV, encoded by the exons ATGGTGTTGGTCGTAACACCTTCCTTCACAGATGATATGTCCCAGGGGT CAGCTGCAAACGCGACCACTGCTTTCTTCGCTTCAACCCGCGATAGCGTGACGCCGTTGCATGACTCTAAATTTGCTGCATTTTCTCTCCTCCACCAACGACCACTACCGACCTACCTTTATCTGCCCAACGACCATGACAACATCGTACCAATGCAATTGATACACGCGAAACATGTTGGCCGCCTCTGGTCCAGTTGGTCCATCGCGACCTTGGCGAAGAATACACGACCGTCCCCAGCACTAGTAGCTATTCGACAGCCTCCGTCTTTCGCAAGCCCGTACTTAGCCAAAGCGACGCAACGACGGAGCTATGCTGATATCAAGCTCGACTTTAACGCTCTCGACAAGAAATGGCGCCAGAAATGGGACGCTTCGAAAGCTTCTGCGGCAAACGATGACTCAAGCAAGCCGAACCAATTCGTCCTTCCAATGTTCCCATACCCCTCCGGTACCTTGCACCTTGGCCACCTGCGCGTATATACAATTGCCGACGTTCTCGCTCGCTATCACACCATGAAAGGGTCTCGCGTGATGCTGCCAATGGGATGGGACGCATTTGGTCTTCCGGCTGAAAATGCTGCCATCGATCGTGGAATCGCACCTGCAACTTGGACCAAGACTAACATTGCCAAGATGAAGGAACAATTGGAGGTTATGAATGGCAGCTGGGACTGGGAGAGG GAACTGACTACCTGCGACCCGGACTTCTACAAACACACccaaaagatcttcttaatgATGCTCGAACGTGGCCTCGCCTACCAAACCGAAGCAGAGGTTAACTATGATCCTGTAGATATGACAGTCCTCGCCAACGAGCAAGTTGACGCAAATGGATGTTCTTGGAGATCCGGTGCCAAGGTTGAGAAGCGCCAGCTGAAGCAGTGGTTCTTCCGCATCTCCGAGTTCAGGGAAGCATTGCTGAAGGATCTGGACACGCTCGCCAAGAATGAGGCTTGGCCCGAGAGGGTCTTGGCCATGCAGAAAAACTGGCTCGGAAAATCGACTGGCGCCGTCATCAAGTTCCCAGTCATGGCCATGGGCCACGATGTCCACGCAGCTATCGAAGTCTTCACGACGCGACCGGATACCTTGTTTGGAGTTCAGTATCTCGCCCTCGCCTCTACCCACCCGATCGTGACATCATTAGCAAAGGCAGACCCTGAGCTTCAAGCTTACTTAGATACTCTACCCGCATTGCCTAAAGACTCCAAGGTCGGTTATATGCTGCCCCACGTAAGGGCTGTCAACCCGCTGGCATATCACGAGCAGACTCCCGATGACACCAAGAAATCCATCCCGGTGTATGTTGCGCCGTATGTTCTCGGCGACTACGGCGAAGGCGCTGTGATGGGTGTTCCTGGTCACGATCTGCGGGATAATGCTTTCTGGAAGGAGCATCACTATGATGAGCCCGTGAGGTTTGTGCTGGCGGCTTCGGAAGACGAGTCAACTTCCGCGATTGCGAACGAACCGTTTGTGGAGCATGGTGTCATGACAGCAAACAGCGGTCCTTTTAGGGGTAAATCCTCCACCGAGGCTGGCCGGATGCTCATAGGCATACTGGAGGCAGCAGACTTGGCCAAGCCTGTCGAGAAATGGAGATTGAGAGACTGGTTGATCAGCCGTCAACGATACTGGGGAACGCCTATTCCTGTCATCCACTGTGGCTCCTGTGGCCCAGTACCTGTTCCAGATGATCAGCTGCCGGTCACATTGCCTGACGTCAGTCAGCACTGGACGGATGGAAAGGTTGGCAACCCGTTGGAGAGAGCCGAAGATTGGGTAAACACTAGCTGCCCTAAGTGTGGCAGTCATGCAAAGCGGGATACAGATACCATGGATACCTTCGTCGACTCGAGTTGGTATTACGCGCGTTTCGCGGATCCTCACAACACATCACAGCCTCTCTCCCTTGAGGCAGCAGAATCACTGCCGGTGGACCTTTACATAGGCGGCATTGAGCATGCCATCTTGCATCTCCTATATGCCAGGTTTATCTACAAGTTCTTGGCCACGACAGAACTGTTCCCTGCTTCTGGTGAAGCTGACACAGTCCACGAACCATTCAAGAGACTTATCACGCAGGGCATGGTGCACGGCAAGACGTACACCGACCCCACGTCAGGGAAGTTCCTGAAGCCAGATGAGGTTGACTTAGAGGACCCTGCAAACCCTAAAGTTGTAGCAACGGGGGCGACGGCAAATGTGTCGTTTGAGAAAATGTCCAAGTCCAAGTACAACGGAGTGGACCCGACCGAGTTCATATCCAAGTACGGCGCCGATGCGACCCGAGCTCACGTTCTCTTCCAAGCGCCTGTGGGCGACATCCTAAACTGGGACGAGGACAAAATCGCCGGAGTCACGCGTTGGCTGCATAGGCTTCATGACCATGCAGCCAAACTTCAGGAGTTATCAGCCGAAGAAAAGCCCATCGTGGCTTACTTCGAAGAGCGCTCAAACAGCTTGTCTTCTCTCGGCGACAAGGAACTGGCTGTCTGGGATGCTGACGCTGCCATTTGGAGGGCGGTTCAAGGAACAATTAGTTCCATTACCCAGTCCTACGAGACTGTTTATCCGATGAACACCATTATTTCGGACCTTATGAGTCTGACCAATACCCTTCAGGAGAACACTGGAGCGAGCCCACTTGTCCAGAGGGAAGCGATGTCCGTTCTCCTTCGGATGATGGCTCCAGTTGCACCAGCATTTTCCGAGGAGTGCTGGAGTCTCTTGCATCCCGAATCCGGTTCCATATTTGAGGAAACCACCTTCCCTGCGCAAGACAACACGTTGTCCCTGTTGAAGCCGCGTAAGCAGCCAGTGGCTATCCAGATCAACGGAAAGCTGCGCGGTGTTGTAGAAGTTCCCAACCCTCCATCTGGTCTGGAGGGTGAGGCATTACGCGACTGGATGGTCGCGGAGGTTCTCAAGTCTGATGAGGGCAAGGCCAAGTTTACTGGAGGTCAATTCGATGTCACTTCCCCGAGAAGAGTCATCTTGGCTCGTGGCGGCAAGACAATCAACTTTGTAGTCTAG